The Phocoena sinus isolate mPhoSin1 chromosome 17, mPhoSin1.pri, whole genome shotgun sequence genome contains a region encoding:
- the SLC30A8 gene encoding zinc transporter 8, with the protein MEFLERTYLVNDKATKMYAFTLDSMELQQKPLNKDQRPGEKPEEPESGAVYHCHSNSKATENRAKEQVYAKWKLCAASGTCLVFMIAEVIGGHIAGSLAVITDAAHLLTDLTSFLLGLFSLGLSSKPPSKRLTFGWHRAEILGALLSILCVWVVTGVLVYLAYERLLYSNYQIQATVMIIVSSCAVAANIILSVILHQRHPGHNHKEVQANASVRAAFVHALGDLFQSISVLTSALIIYFKPDYKMADPICTFVFSILVLASTITILKDFSILLMEGVPKNLSYNGVKELVLAVDGVVSVHSLHVWSLTMNQVILSAHVTAAASRDSQVVRREIAKALSNSFPVHSLTIQMEPLADQDPDCRFCEDPLD; encoded by the exons CATGGAACTCCAGCAGAAACCCTTGAATAAAGATCAACGTCCTGGAGAGAAGCCAGAGGAGCCAGAGTCAGGAGCCGTGTATCACTGCCACAGCAACTCCAAGGCCACAGAGAACAGGGCAAAGGAGCAAGTCTATGCCAAGTGGAAACTCTGTGCTGCTTCAGGAACATGCTTAGTTTTCATGATTGCAGAGGTCATCG GTGGACACATTGCTGGGAGTCTTGCTGTCATCACAGACGCTGCCCATCTCTTAACTGACCTGACCAGTTTCCTGCTCGGTCTCTTCTCCTTGGGGTTGTCATCGAAACCCCCCTCCAAGCGGCTAACATTTGGATGGCACCGGGCAG AGATCCTTGGTGCCCTGCTGTCCATCCTATGTGTCTGGGTGGTGACTGGTGTGTTGGTGTACCTAGCGTATGAACGCCTGCTGTACTCCAATTACCAGATCCAGGCGACCGTGATGATCATTGTTTCGAGCTGTGCGGTGGCAGCGAACATTAT ACTAAGTGTGATTTTGCACCAGAGACACCCTGGCCACAATCACAAAGAAGTGCAAGCTAATGCCAGTGTCAGAGCTGCTTTTGTACATGCCCTTGGAGATCTATTTCAGAGCATCAGTGTGTTAACCAGTGCACTTATTATCTACTTTAAG CCAGACTATAAAATGGCTGACCCGATCTGCACATTTGTCTTTTCCATCCTGGTTCTGGCCAGCACCATCACTATCTTAAAGGACTTCTCCATCTTACTCATGGAAG GTGTGCCAAAGAACCTGAGTTACAATGGTGTGAAGGAGCTCGTTTTAGCGGTGGATGGGGTGGTGTCTGTGCACAGCTTGCACGTCTGGTCGCTAACAATGAACCAAGTGATTCTCTCAGCTCACGTTACTGCAG CAGCCAGCCGGGACAGCCAGGTGGTTCGGAGAGAAATTGCGAAAGCCCTCAGCAATAGCTTTCCTGTGCACTCACTCACCATTCAGATGGAACCTCTAGCCGACCAAGACCCCGATTGCCGTTTCTGTGAAGATCCCCTGGACTAG